Part of the Lolium rigidum isolate FL_2022 chromosome 6, APGP_CSIRO_Lrig_0.1, whole genome shotgun sequence genome, cagacgacccaccgattagggttagtgcagtgccgacgggaagctccgccaaCGCCACCCCTCTCAGCTCGACCTCATGCCGTTGCCACCATGACCACTCCTTCCGGTTCCTTCTCCCTGGTATGTCGTCTTTCCCTCTAGATCTCTCTCTCACGCAGAACATACATGGACACATTCTTTACAGATACAGTACTACCGATGTTGATCTGCTTCTAGTTAATCTCAGAGAAATAACAGCTCCTCCTCATGATCGACATCGTCGGTTGCCTGGAGCTACTTCTGTTTCTGTGCGGGGTAATTGTTGGCAAGTTTCAAATCTGAATCGCTATCTGAATTAACTTTTTTTTCGGTTAGTTTCAGCTGAAGTGGGAGGCAGTCTATTTATAGCTTCTCCAAAGAGTGTGGGCCATTCAATCGTGATGCACCTGGAGTTCTCTGGGTTTTCACGTTTTCTTCTAGAAAGAGCCCTCACCACCCGTCTCAGTCTAGACTAGCCCAGGAAGTTCCTGGGTGCAGGAATTGTGCATACAAGCAATACCGGCGCAcccaccaatagcacacaagactACGAGAGAGTGATCTAGAAAGTAGAAGGACGTTTCTAGGGTGAATAAAAAAGAAGGAAACAGATTTAGCTCATCGACCGAAGAGAACTCTAGATACTTCACCACCAATATTTCAACACCATATAGGTACCCAATCGTCTCGACTCAATACAGTATAAGAGAAATCAAATCATGTAAATTTTATTCGTCGCGTTTTTTCAGAAATTCATTGAAGTGCCCTAATCATTTGACAAAGATGACATCCGCACCATGTTTTCTAATCTAGGGAAAAACCGTAGATAAGGATGCATGTCTTAGTTACATAAAAAAATGAAcccaatcatagtttggccgcATGATTCAGGTTTATTTAAGAAGTTTGATATGAACGAAAGGGCATGCCAATTTGGTTAATCCTTGAGAAGCCCTTATGGATTCACACTTCACACAGTAAATTCCAGGAGCAAGGATGTGTGATGGCAAGGTGGATAGAAATGTTAATATCTTGTTCCACATCCATTTATAATCATTAAATAAGCATTATGTGGATAATTTAGTCTAAATTTTGAGAGTCATGATGTTTTATATAGCTAGTTAGAAATAACATTAGAGTAGAGTATATATAAAAACATTTTTCGCCATACAAATAAGGAAAATAAGCTAACGACAACGTGGCGCACAACGGCTAAGCccatgatttgattctttgaactccaacaagattgaaatagCTGACTGTGCCAAATATTTTCTGGGTTGCATTCATTTttgaaatataaaatgaaattagtTACAATATGTAGAATTCGTTGTCAATTTTTTTAAAGTTGCGCCAAATCATTATTATTAAATGGTAATTGTAAATCGTGCATCATTTGAAACGACAAACATTAGAGAAAACATGATTgtaaatttccaaaaaaaaacaccCACTTAACATTGACAGAATCAACACCGCCCGATCGCCCAGCCTCTCTCTGTCTATGCATGCACTTGGAGATTTATCCTATCTATCAATCAATGAATATATTATTTACCTCCATCCAATCACTACAAACACAGAATTTGAACTAATTTGGGAAGAAACAAACCAAAATATCTCCTCATTTTCCTTTAACAAATAATTTGGAAAGCAACCGTGAAAAAAAACTTGAAAAGCAACCGGGTCCTCCCTCACCACGTCCATCAGTCCATAACTCCCCTCTCCACAGGTTGTTTTGTTGTCGTCTATCGATGGGAATCGAGCATTCTGCACGTTGTAGTATGTAAGTCGTCGATATAATAGTTGTGAAAGTACTTATCTGCAAATATTGCATCCCTCTTAGTGGTACAAAAGAAACATTAAAGTTCTGGATATTACATACTTATTGTTACAAGCCAAAAGTGTATAAATTCTTCAATATAATCATCGGTCTAGTCAGGATACCAGTCAACCTCATATTCTACCTGAAACATCTCAACAACTAGCGGAAGTAAAAGAGTGAACATTTTAAGAGCTCATCAGCTTACTTAAGTAGGGTTATAGGTTGCTCGGCTCGACTACCACTACTCGAGACTAAAGGTTCAAATCATGCTATGATGATGTCATGCTTTAGTTGATTGTTTTATGTTATCCCCCTTGTTCTATGTTGCTTTTAAGTTTCATTGTGAATTTGAATTTATTTAGGAATAATGATTTAATTattcaaatgaaattctaataaaATGAAAATATGATTTAAAAATTTAAGTGTAGATAGGGCATCACAAGCAATACCAATTTTGACCTTCAGTTCAGTCTTAGCGTCAGCCTGGCGTCCCTTCCCAAATTAAATTGAGGATTTCTGTTTGTCGAAAACCCTCCTCATAAACTTGCAGCACCTTGCTCAGGGCCAAGAGACTTTCTATGCTGGCCTCCAAATACACTACACTGTCGTCAGCCAAAAGAAGGTGCGTTACAGTAGGTCCTTGTAACCCAAAGCTCATCCCCGCGATGTGCGGTCTTGGTGATTTGATACGACAAAGTAAGGATCTATTGTATAGACACATTTGTTGATTTGATACGACAAAGTAAGGATCTATTGTATAGACACATTTGCTCGTGGGTGTTGTCAAACTGCTACAACGTTTTCCTTCTTATGTTTGACATATCCGATGAAAAAACTGCGACGATGGaaaagctgaaaattttgtttgaaCAGTAAGAGTATACTTATTATTTTGTTGGAAATAACAATACTTTGCTGCAATCTTTATTAATTAACAAAACTTACATCCCCAGTCAATATTCGGTTGATGCCCAGTTGCCCACACTCAGCTGTCAGCTAGCTAAAACATGAGCGACGACAGTAGCATTCCTAGAACAGAACATATATTCAACTATTCTAAACGCGCGCTGCCGCCTTAATGCAAATATCTTCAATAATAGGGGCTGCAGCAGTTCCCGTGAATCACCAGTTAGGGGTACTTATAATGTAAGGGTCAAAGACGACGCCGATCTGAGGCTCCTACACTGGGCGGGCTATTGCCTCAGAGGTGGCTAAACTTACGTTGGTATATGCACTTCACTTTAATCCTGGCTGAAGCCCATGATCCTATGCTCCTATTCTCAGCCTGATCTCTGAATCCCGCTGTACCAGGGCCCGTATCTGCTATCTGACAGCTGCATAAATGGCTGACAAATCAAAGGATGTCCTGATGAGTAGGCAACTATAAGTAGTACAACATCTGAATACGCACGGAATAACTAATTTCAGATTAGTGATCTTGCTCTGTTAACAAACTGTTCATTGCGTATATCCTTGTCTGTTGCTACTACTTCTGAATCTGACCAAGAGCAATCAACTGTTTGAGGAAACACGGAGCGACATTTTCCTTAGTTATCACAATCCACACTCGAAAGCCGTCCTGCACATTGTTAATGTTGTCAAATTATGCACCGCACTCAAGTCCAAACGATTTGTTTCTTATTTATTCTTCGAAAAACTGAGACACGATCACACCAGTACAACTGAAAGATACAAAAGAGTTCGGCACACAACTACTCCACACGAACAGGACACAATGGCGGCAAATCGGTGTACTCGCACAGACATCGGCCAAGATGATCCTCATCGCATACACGCTCAACCAGAGATGTCGATGGCCTTGACCTCGGGCTTCTTGACCTCAACCTTGGGCACAGTGACGGTGAGCACGCCGTTCTCCAGCCCGGCCTTCACCTCCTCCACCTTGGCGTTTTCCGGCAGGCGGAAGCGCCTGACGAACTTGCCGCTGCTACGCTCGACGTGGTGCCACTTGTCgttcttgtcctccttctccctgCTGCGCTCGCCGCTGACAACGAGCACGTTGccatcctccacctccaccttgacCTCCTCCTTCTTCACTCCGGGGAGATCGGCCTTGAAGACATGTGCCTCGGGGGTCTCCTTCCAGTCCACGCGGGCGTTGGCGAACGCGGCCGTCTCGCTGTTGCCGGAAGCTGCCGGGACGATGGAGCGGAAGGCGTCGAAAGGATCAGCCCAGAGATCGAAGGAGAAGGGGTCGAACACGTTGTTGCGCCTCACGATCGACATGGTTGGTGGCTTGGCGCTACGATTGATTCTAATCGAATGCTATGCTCTACCTGAATTCGCTCAATTCTCGGTTGGTGTCAGCTGAAGTGCGAGACAGTCTATTTATAGCTTTGTCAAGGAGTATGGACCGTGCGCTCTCGTGATGCATCTGGAGTCCTCTGGCTTCTCCATGTCTTATTCTAGAAAGGGATTCTAGACTAGCCCAGGGTACTGGAAATGTGCATCCAAGCAAAATTATAGGCCCACCCACCAACGGCACACAACAGAGTGCTCTAGAACGTAGAAGGAAACAGATTTAGCTCATCGACTGGAGAGAACTCTAGATACTTCACATCCAACACTTCAACATGTTATATGTACCCAATAGTATCGACTCAAGCAAGAATTAGATTAAAAAAAAATCCATGTGAATTTGGTgcttcatgtttttttttgttcatgGAACTGTCCTAATCATCTAAAAAAAGgtttat contains:
- the LOC124661457 gene encoding 16.9 kDa class I heat shock protein 1 codes for the protein MSIVRRNNVFDPFSFDLWADPFDAFRSIVPAASGNSETAAFANARVDWKETPEAHVFKADLPGVKKEEVKVEVEDGNVLVVSGERSREKEDKNDKWHHVERSSGKFVRRFRLPENAKVEEVKAGLENGVLTVTVPKVEVKKPEVKAIDISG